Part of the Thamnophis elegans isolate rThaEle1 chromosome 10, rThaEle1.pri, whole genome shotgun sequence genome, AGAGATACAGTATGGcaagttttaaaataattataatttttttcatgttcttataATTGTCCCTTTCTAGTGGGGTAGTAAACTGTTTAAACTGGCAGCAGTTCTTCAGGTTTCCACAACCATCAAAAGTTACAAGGAATGCCTATAGCAGCTGTTACAAAGCACTTTTTTCCATTGagccacaggtagtccttgatttaagacTGCAGTTGGGAGTGGATTTTTGGTTGCAAGCCATGACTGTTTCAGGGGACCCAAAAGACTGGACCTAATTTTACTACCCATTTTATGCCGGTAATTAAGACACTCACATGCGTAAATGTGAATCCATTCTCCtgaatagggttttttttattagagACACGCAAataaatatttgcagattgcaatTACATGAGAATGGAATGCTGCAACCAATCATGAATGTGGGTTGGTTGCCAAATGCACCAAATGTGGTCAggtgattgggggagggggaaaacaacaCGCATGCAATATTTTACAACAGCTAAAAGTGTTGTATAAGCCATAAAGCATTCTTCCTGCCATGGTAACTcagaacagtcattaaatgatcagtcataaatcaaggactatctatatagttTTTGCATAGCAGATTTTCTGAAGTCTTAATATAACTATTTAAATGCTAATACTCTATATGAtagagccagtttgatatagtggttgAAGGCAATGAACTGTAATCCAGCAAGCTGTCAATTGTCAACTTTACTTACAATGGCTTAGATCTGAAACAGCCACCTAAAGGCACTTTGAATAAATTTCTGCAGGGTATGGATTCTGCTACATACTCTTATTTTTGCTTCTGTACTATCTCATTCAAACTTCTCTGCTTCAGGTGATGAGTACGATGTTTGTGCCATTTGCTTGGATGAATATGAGGACGGAGATAAACTCAGAATTCTTCCTTGTTCTCATGGTAAGTAGCTACATTGGATTATTTATTGAACTCTTGTTTTGGTGAGGGATGATTTGCTTCTTATAGACAAGAAACCAAATGTTGTATATTTGtaaatgcagttttttttaaattaaactaatAATAAGGCTGGTTCCTACATAATTGTTGTGATTACATCTCCAAGAATTGCCAGCCATCTTGGGCAAAGACATATGAAATTTATTACTGTTACAGTTTAGAATATAATAAAGTCAGGGTGTGGCATGTAAGAAATTTATTCCTATATGTGTAGGAATTTTCAGTGTTATCAGCATCCTAGATGATTGTATATTTGGATTGAAACAggtaacattttaaatattaatattaaattgtTGCATCCAAAAtgcatatttataaaatattatgtACTGGCTGACAGTTTTCATCTTATCGAAGAGATTAATAGAATAGCTGGACTGACTAGACTTTGTCTGATTCAGCAGGTCAGCATTTGTTGCCTTTTAAAAACTCAATTATGCTATTTTCAGTTTGCATTTTGAAATGATAATCCAAGGAGATCCAAGTCATGAGTGTTATTTGAAAGTACAGATCAGTGGCTTGCTTACAGGTAAAAATGTGACATTGCTTATAGCTAAATAATTTACTTTAGTGGATTCTGTGTTGTTTGTGCTCCATAAATTCCACATTTATAGCTTTCCACAAACACAGATTTTTGTTGAACTTAATTTTTCGTAATAGTTGAAATTCAACTATTAGTAGTAGAAATTAGTATAGGGAGCACAATGTTTGATTGCAGATGTAGGTAGAAGGGCCAGTTTAACTTATTTTATGTACTGCATCTTATGATTGTAGGCATTATAATAGAATAATAACCATCACCTGAAAATGTAAGACTATTCAGAGGCCCAACATTATTTCACAGTTCTTAAATTCAGCAATGGGGCTACTGCGCTGTTGTACAATTAGGATAATGCCTAAGCGGCAAGAACTTAAAAACATACAGATAAGTAGCATCTATAGTTTCTTCAGAAGTAAACCGGCttctagagaaaaaaaatggtcTGAAGGTGGGTGGCGCAGAGTGCCTTATGTATTATCATAAAACATGTAAAATTATCCCCAAACTGCCTATAATTGCCCATTTTCTCCAGTCTCCTTCAAacacctctttttctctctctctctctctctcctttccctacctttttattttttttctggcagccTACCATTGCAAATGTGTGGATCCTTGGCTAACTAAAACAAAGAAAACGTGTCCTGTCTGTAAACAGAAAGTGGTCCCTTCTCAGGGAGATTCAGATTCTGAAACAGACAGCAGTCAGGAGGAGAATGAAGTCTCTGAGAATACCCCTTTGCTTAGGCCGATTGCTTCAGTTAGCACTCAGTCTTTTGGGGCATTATCAGAGTCATACTCTCATCCAAATATGACGGAATCTTCAGactatgaggaagaggaggaggaggaggaggaaggaaatgaagataTTGACAGTAGCGATGCGGAGAATGGAGTGACGGAAGAAAGTGTAGTAGTCCAGCTACAGCCCAGTGATGAAAAGGATTACAGAGTAGCAGATGCTGTTTGAACTGCAAAATGTTACAGTGTTACATGAACTCCTCTCCCCAGAGACCTCTCACCTTATGTACCTGTACATAAGAGAAGTGCATTGCAGCCCTTCCATTGCTTCACTAGAAGCACCTGTTCATATAGCATTCTATAGTTTAATCTCATTgcaggtttcttttctttttgtttattcgATTTGTCTTTTGAAGACAAGCATTTTAACAGGACTTCACAATGTTAGTAATGGGGCTTCCACCACTAAATATAATGCACCCTCACAAAAGAGGTATATCAGCATCTTGTTAAATGAAGTTGAACCGAGACCGTACATGTGTTTTCCCTGCTAAGGGAAAAGTAAGCAGTGTAAGTAAGCAGTGACTTATTCGGTTATTTGTTAAACGTATGGTAAGTACTACCCTAAACATCCATCCAACCAAAAAATGTATGGGTGTTGTCTGTGAAGGCTTTCTCTACAAGAACCAGCACCTTTTAAAGAACAAGATATGCTTGTTCTGTATTTGTCTGCCAAGAGTATTTCCCAACAGAGGAATTGGAGCTTTGAGCTCTGAAGGATTTTGACGGTCTTTTTCATTATCCTGTTGTGTTTGCAAGCACCTGGCAAAGGAATCTCAACATGACTTAGCTTAACCCATCTTTAAGGAAATAAACAGGAAAACCCCCATGTTCACTAGCGTACATGGCTAATAAGCTTTCTTCAGACAGGGATTGGGACCAATGCAGAAAGGCAACCTTAAAGCACACCACCTACTAGAACATTTAATTTTGCGTATGCCATATTTGGAAGCAATTTTATGTGCAGTACTGATTCACAAATGAGTTATATCTTGTAATAAGAATGTCTGATACTACATTAGCTTGGTTAAAAACTATGCAGAGAAATAAATCAAACTATATATTGAATTTGAAAATGAGTGCTCATAGCTAACAGGATTTTACTTACACTGTATCATGAAAAGAACTTCATTATATAGAAGTGTAACTGTAAAAAATGTAGCCATGCTTCTGTATAGTCAAATTACAGGGATTTTTTTATATAGCCTTGTACAGGAAAGTTTGAAAGGATGTTAATAAATATGTTTTCCACTTTAATAGCCATTTTGCCAGTATATGTGGATCTACATTAAAACAGGCTGTGCGAATTCCTTTATCCTTCCAAAAATGGTTAATACTCTTTCCTGCATGACTGGTGTTTAGGCAGATTACCAGACATTTCAATTAACCACTCTTGCCATggttctttttaataaataaataaataaataaatgccattcTCTTTATAAAGAAGCTGTGTCTGAGTGAGACCTGTGAACTAGCATGATAGCCATAAGCTTTGGAAAATACTTGCTTATGCACACAACATACTGGTTTACTGAATGCAGTTTAGGTCAACCACAcctgaattgacttctttcacacacacattatatttttatcaagcctttattatttttataactaagatggcaaacatatctagtacttcttcctcctcctattttctccataacaattctgtgaggtgagttgggctgaaggagtggcttgccaaagtcacccagctggctttcatgcctaaataaGGTTCAAGAAAGTGaacaagaaggggaaaaaatcataaaatttttATAAATTACTTCAATTTTCACATTAGTATTTgtacaattaatttttaaaagcccTGAGTCATCAACACAAGTATATCCTATACTTCATACTTTTAAAGTATTGGATTTTATTGTAAAGAAGGGCTTGAGATATCTTAAATATTGGATTGAAATGTTTGATTTCTAAAATGTGCAAGACCATCTATATATCACCTATGAGCAGAGATAACTAGAATTAGCAAGTATTCTTAATTTATTCAGGCAACTGTTTTGCAAGCTCAATTTATCCAATTAATGAACAAATTTTCCCCCTTGATAAACATTTCAATAGCTGTTTTAtcagttttatattttaagaagtctGTGCtttgccatttgtctgaaacaaaacAGTTCCTCTGTTCAACTTGTGACTCTTAAACCttatttgctttttaaacaaATTGTCAAATATTCatcctaatatttttttaaagaatagtatTGCTTACTTGAAAAACATGGCAGGCATACTTTAAATTACTTAGCATGCGCTTGTAATCCTGAGGCATATCACAGCATTATTAAGTCGTAAGTCCTATTAGCGAAAGTGAAGTTGGCATTCAGGTTTTCATCCAACCAACATacctttatgtattttattttccatggATATAAAGGGACTTCAAAGATTAGATATCTTACATCAAAGTTTAGCAAGTTTTAGATTGCAAGGCCTAATGGTTTATTAGTTTGCTATGAAAAATAAGGGAAGAACTTTGAGCAATGATATATGGCCATGTTTCC contains:
- the RNF13 gene encoding E3 ubiquitin-protein ligase RNF13 isoform X3, which translates into the protein MLTLMTSLAWDLKTVSTVEILKKIDIPSVFIGETSAKSLKEEFTFDKGAHIVLIPEFSLPLEYYLIPFLIIVGICLILIVIFMITKFVQDRHRARRNRLQKDQLKKLPVHKFKKGDEYDVCAICLDEYEDGDKLRILPCSHAYHCKCVDPWLTKTKKTCPVCKQKVVPSQGDSDSETDSSQEENEVSENTPLLRPIASVSTQSFGALSESYSHPNMTESSDYEEEEEEEEEGNEDIDSSDAENGVTEESVVVQLQPSDEKDYRVADAV